From Verrucomicrobiales bacterium, one genomic window encodes:
- a CDS encoding glycosyltransferase codes for MEPNKTSPLHVLVVSNHWNKGSHANHASIWADRQINALRALGIRISTFDIGTSHSPLHLFRSWRELRKMVKEVNPDVVHARYGTLVAFLTVHSGRPSVITFAGSDLLVSTEVSKMRAHISHLFSHLACLRASRIICVSEGLRKRLWWKGDQALVFPDGVELDKFVPIPREQARTKLGWAMDEQVVIMDALRAPILKGLSFGQNAIELVKRHYPKARLELVKNIAPADMPTYLSASDVLLCASSSEGSPNIVKESLACNLPVVSVAVGDVEERLKGVTPSRIVPRRAEAMADAICEVLQQSTRSNGREHVMDLSLEAIAQRVKGVYEEVASRR; via the coding sequence ATGGAACCTAACAAGACTTCTCCACTGCATGTTCTCGTGGTGAGCAATCACTGGAACAAAGGCAGCCACGCCAACCACGCCAGCATCTGGGCGGATCGCCAGATCAACGCCTTGCGCGCTCTGGGCATCCGCATCAGCACCTTCGACATCGGCACCAGCCACTCCCCGCTGCACCTGTTCCGCAGCTGGCGGGAGCTGAGGAAGATGGTCAAGGAGGTCAACCCTGATGTCGTGCATGCCCGCTACGGGACCCTGGTGGCCTTTCTCACGGTCCACAGCGGCCGGCCCTCGGTCATCACGTTCGCCGGCAGCGATCTGTTGGTGAGCACCGAGGTTTCGAAAATGCGCGCGCACATCAGCCATCTCTTCTCCCATCTGGCCTGTCTGCGAGCCTCGCGTATCATCTGTGTCAGCGAGGGGCTGCGGAAGCGGCTGTGGTGGAAAGGCGATCAGGCGCTGGTCTTCCCCGATGGCGTCGAGCTGGATAAATTTGTTCCGATCCCCCGTGAGCAGGCCCGCACCAAGCTGGGCTGGGCGATGGATGAGCAGGTGGTCATCATGGATGCGCTGCGCGCCCCGATCCTGAAAGGCCTTTCCTTCGGCCAGAACGCCATCGAGCTGGTCAAGCGGCACTATCCCAAGGCGCGTCTCGAGCTGGTGAAGAACATCGCTCCCGCGGACATGCCCACCTATCTTTCGGCCTCGGATGTATTGCTGTGCGCCAGCTCCAGCGAGGGGTCTCCCAACATTGTCAAGGAGTCGCTCGCCTGCAACCTGCCCGTGGTCTCCGTGGCGGTCGGGGATGTGGAAGAGCGACTGAAGGGCGTCACCCCCTCGCGGATCGTGCCGCGGCGGGCCGAAGCGATGGCCGATGCCATCTGCGAGGTTCTGCAGCAGTCCACCCGCAGCAACGGCCGAGAGCATGTGATGGATCTCAGCCTGGAAGCCATCGCCCAACGCGTCAAGGGCGTCTACGAGGAGGTTGCCTCCCGGCGCTAA
- a CDS encoding glycosyltransferase, translated as MQLSSLKICILAAGLGRGGAERQLYYLLSALQQSGAAVRLLSFTSNDFWEGRIRELGVPITPLVERPSKLGRLMSLVKILRRESPDVFQSQHFYTGAYVGLVSRLLGIPGIGALRSNGVMEVKDSGSVAGWLSLRGPKIIAANSKQAIRYAESSGLRSDRLFFLPNVVDTSVLRPADSPSGGPIRLVAVGTLHQCKRFDRFLEILARLRGSVGDRVTGLIVGDGPLRGQLEEQASRLGLMPGGVEFRGSVSNVAPVFREAQIAVLTSEYEGTPNVLLEAMATGLPVVASRVGGVPEIVVEGQNGFLVEAEDLGGFVNQLTRLIQEPSLRTHMGNTARAYVESHHSLNALPPKLTALYSLAVSA; from the coding sequence ATGCAGCTTTCCTCACTCAAGATTTGCATTTTGGCCGCCGGCCTGGGGCGGGGCGGGGCGGAGCGACAGCTCTACTATCTGCTCAGCGCGCTGCAACAGAGCGGCGCCGCCGTTCGCCTGCTGTCCTTCACCAGTAACGATTTCTGGGAAGGCCGGATACGCGAGCTGGGGGTGCCGATCACCCCGCTGGTCGAGCGACCCTCCAAGCTAGGCCGGCTGATGAGCCTGGTGAAAATCCTTCGCCGAGAATCGCCCGACGTGTTCCAGAGCCAGCACTTTTATACCGGGGCTTACGTCGGCTTGGTGTCGCGTCTGCTGGGCATCCCGGGCATCGGAGCCCTGCGGAGCAACGGCGTGATGGAGGTCAAGGATAGCGGTTCGGTGGCGGGTTGGCTGAGCTTGCGGGGCCCGAAGATCATCGCGGCCAATTCCAAGCAGGCCATCCGCTATGCCGAGTCCTCCGGTCTTCGATCGGACCGGCTGTTCTTTCTGCCCAATGTGGTGGATACCAGTGTGCTCCGGCCGGCGGACAGTCCCTCCGGCGGACCCATCCGCCTGGTTGCGGTCGGCACGCTTCACCAGTGCAAGCGCTTCGATCGTTTTCTGGAAATTCTCGCTCGGCTGCGGGGCAGCGTGGGCGACCGGGTGACGGGATTGATCGTCGGTGACGGGCCGCTGCGAGGCCAGCTGGAGGAACAGGCGAGCCGTCTGGGGCTGATGCCAGGAGGCGTGGAGTTTCGGGGCAGCGTGTCCAATGTGGCACCGGTGTTCCGGGAGGCTCAGATCGCGGTGCTGACTTCCGAATACGAAGGGACCCCCAATGTTCTGCTGGAGGCCATGGCCACCGGATTGCCGGTGGTGGCATCGCGCGTGGGCGGAGTGCCCGAGATCGTGGTCGAGGGTCAGAACGGGTTCTTGGTGGAGGCGGAGGACCTGGGCGGCTTCGTCAACCAGCTGACCCGGCTCATTCAGGAACCCTCCCTGCGCACCCACATGGGAAACACCGCCCGCGCCTACGTCGAATCGCATCACTCCTTGAACGCCCTGCCGCCCAAGCTCACGGCGCTTTACAGCCTGGCGGTCTCCGCTTAG
- a CDS encoding O-antigen ligase family protein, with protein sequence MENTGQNRASGGSGTASPGNSLDAGERAVPGGPLLLRPEDHLRRWFQIAATALGVCSVVAAQTLMEVPGWSRLGIISVLGLLVVLGVGRMVGAVQFSVGRWIVLPFAFLAYSMIRSVPVEGEAWEFDQMLQVISAFLLGLGIALALESTMPFRWLAYAQVISSYASIIGGFFSAGSETESRYSGLVGNANEFALQLNLGAVLVWLFPKKSGWAACVLSLIAAVYGVATSGSRNALVILPLLLLICFVQVLTEIKRHRGLVLFGVATLGLALCFVVAILSPILLEQASHITAVKRMIDLNDSSFDKRSAMIRTAIRLWQESPIFGNGSVAFVRHGGFGGYSHNNYVELLCNMGVVGLCLYYAAHICILFQGWWLPLSLRLMCWGGVLINLASDNSIVSYDRKQTMLLLMVMVSLAARCQIPRWTSAPATPRRAPWPGDTVVEPLSVPRS encoded by the coding sequence ATGGAGAATACAGGTCAGAATCGAGCCAGTGGCGGCTCCGGGACGGCTTCGCCGGGAAATTCCCTCGATGCGGGGGAGCGGGCTGTTCCCGGCGGACCGCTTCTGCTCCGACCAGAGGATCATCTCCGCCGATGGTTTCAAATTGCGGCCACGGCCTTGGGGGTCTGCAGCGTGGTAGCGGCGCAGACCTTGATGGAGGTGCCAGGGTGGTCCCGGTTGGGCATCATCTCGGTGCTCGGCTTGCTGGTGGTTCTGGGGGTGGGCCGGATGGTCGGAGCCGTGCAATTCTCGGTGGGCCGGTGGATTGTGTTGCCGTTCGCTTTTCTGGCCTATTCCATGATCCGCTCGGTTCCTGTCGAGGGCGAGGCCTGGGAGTTTGACCAGATGCTGCAGGTCATTTCGGCATTCCTGCTCGGGCTCGGAATCGCCCTCGCGCTCGAATCGACCATGCCGTTCCGATGGCTGGCCTATGCCCAGGTCATCAGCAGCTATGCCAGCATCATCGGCGGGTTTTTCAGCGCGGGTTCGGAGACCGAGTCGCGCTATTCCGGCCTGGTGGGCAACGCCAACGAGTTTGCGCTCCAGCTCAACCTGGGTGCTGTGCTCGTGTGGCTGTTTCCCAAGAAATCAGGCTGGGCGGCCTGTGTGCTTTCCTTGATTGCCGCAGTGTACGGGGTGGCCACCAGCGGATCCCGCAACGCGCTGGTGATTCTGCCGCTGCTCCTGCTGATCTGTTTCGTTCAGGTTCTGACCGAGATCAAGCGGCATCGCGGGCTTGTCTTGTTCGGTGTGGCGACGCTGGGGTTGGCGCTGTGCTTTGTGGTGGCGATCCTGTCCCCCATCCTTTTGGAGCAGGCCAGCCATATCACGGCTGTCAAACGCATGATCGATCTGAACGATAGTTCCTTCGACAAGCGCTCGGCGATGATTCGGACCGCGATCCGACTCTGGCAGGAGTCGCCCATCTTCGGCAATGGTTCGGTCGCCTTCGTGCGGCATGGTGGATTCGGTGGATACTCCCACAACAATTACGTCGAGCTGCTCTGCAACATGGGGGTGGTCGGCCTCTGTCTCTACTACGCGGCACACATCTGCATTCTCTTCCAAGGCTGGTGGCTTCCGCTCTCCCTCCGGCTGATGTGCTGGGGAGGGGTGCTCATCAATTTGGCATCCGATAACAGCATCGTCAGCTATGACCGTAAGCAGACGATGCTGTTGCTCATGGTGATGGTCAGCCTGGCTGCCCGTTGCCAGATTCCCCGCTGGACATCCGCGCCAGCTACACCCCGACGAGCCCCTTGGCCGGGGGACACGGTGGTCGAACCGCTCTCCGTTCCTCGGTCTTGA